The Epinephelus lanceolatus isolate andai-2023 chromosome 11, ASM4190304v1, whole genome shotgun sequence genome window below encodes:
- the gltpd2b gene encoding glycolipid transfer protein domain-containing protein 2: MGVKSKAAVAILVLLLLLGSLWLQGSLDYHWDSCLKGYNQGNTLHQLYNSSVADGAEGPQVREGCPGQTFQVSLLLSHLLAAPTSTSDVLLQPYLSSWDELVRFMEALGPVVGIISKEIKTKTSIIRQLALLADGNPEAELGPDIHSVNSVSTEAGAKNNQEASQPTGAYHSVRSMIWIELNRGVVDFHHQTDSGCRTLLRLHRALLWLKLFLEKLAETPVAGRLRSPSELCREAYQSTLAHHHTWFVRTAAELAFTAMPERGFFFKLVCVQSQEELSSTLTRVAQAIGEVYDRTQKALEENGMLNLP; this comes from the exons ATGGGTGTTAAGAGCAAGGCTGCTGTCGCTATCTtagtcctgctgctgctccttggctccctgtggctcc AGGGAAGTTTGGATTACCACTGGGATTCTTGTTTAAAAGGTTATAATCAGGGGAATACG CTCCACCAGCTGTACAACAGCAGTGTGGCCGATGGGGCTGAGGGCCCACAGGTCAGAGAGGGGTGCCCTGGCCAGACCTTCCAGGTGTCACTGCTGCTCTCCCACCTGCTGGCTGCACCAACCTCTACCTCTGACGTGCTGCTGCAGCCGTATCTGTCCAGCTGGGATGAGCTTGTGAG GTTTATGGAAGCTCTGGGCCCGGTGGTGGGAATAATATCTAAAGAGATAAAAACCAAGACGTCAATAATCCGCCAACTGGCCCTGTTGGCAGACGGGAACCCTGAAGCAGAGCTGGGCCCAGATATACACTCAGTGAACAGTGTGAGCACAGAGGCTGGTGCAAAGAACAATCAGGAGGCCTCACAGCCCACTGGTGCCTACCACTCTGTGCGCTCCATGATCTGGATAGAGCTGAACCGAGGAGTGGTGGACTTCCACCACCAGACGGACTCTGGATGCCGAACTCTTCTGCGTCTGCATCGCGCTCTGCTGTGGCTGAAGCTCTTCCTGGAGAAGCTGGCTGAGACACCAGTGGCTGGGCGGCTGAGGAGCCCCTCAGAGCTGTGTCGCGAGGCCTACCAGAGCACCCTTGCCCACCACCACACCTGGTTCGTTCGCACAGCCGCCGAGCTGGCCTTTACGGCCATGCCAGAGCGGGGTTTCTTCTTCAAGCTGGTGTGCGTGCAGAGCCAGGAGGAGCTGAGCTCTACGCTGACCAGAGTCGCTCAGGCCATTGGAGAGGTTTATGACAGGACGCAGAAAGCCCTGGAGGAAAATGGCATGCTGAACTTGCCATAG
- the atp1b2b gene encoding sodium/potassium-transporting ATPase subunit beta-2b isoform X2: MAKDGEKSGWKEFIWNPRTREFLGRTASSWGLILLFYVIFYIFLAGLFALTMYVMLQTLDDHKPTWQDRLATPGMVIRPKPDETYEIVYKIQNTESWDMYAQALDRFLAPYNDSVQAQKNDECVPDRYFLQEDSGDVKNNPKRSCQFNRTILEDCSGLTDRYYGYQDGRPCIIIKLNRVIGMLPGKDGQAPYVTCGAKKEDSDKIGELMYFPPNGTFNLMYYPYYGKKAQVNYSQPLVAVKFLNITANQDVNIECKINANNIPQGSERDKFAGRVSFKLRINTIN, translated from the exons ATGGCAAAGGATGGAGAAAAAAGCGGGTGGAAGGAATTTATATGGAACCCGAGGACGAGGGAGTTTCTGGGCAGGACGGCGAGCAGCTGGG GTCTTATTCTTCTCTTCTATGTAATTTTCTACATCTTCCTGGCCGGCTTGTTTGCACTCACCATGTATGTCATGCTGCAGACCTTGGACGACCATAAACCCACCTGGCAAGACAGGCTCGCTACACCAG GCATGGTGATTAGACCCAAACCAGATGAGACCTATGAGATTGTCTATAAGATCCAGAACACTGAGAGCTGGGACATGTACGCTCAGGCCCTGGACAGGTTCCTGGCAC CCTACAACGACAGCGTCCAGGCCCAGAAAAATGACGAGTGCGTCCCAGACCGGTACTTCCTGCAGGAGGACAGCGGTGATGTGAAGAACAACCCGAAGCGCTCCTGTCAGTTTAACCGCACCATTCTGGAGGACTGCTCTGGACTTACTGACCGTTACTATGGATACCAGGACGGCAGGCCATGCATCATCATCAAGCTGAAtcgg GTGATTGGGATGCTGCCAGGAAAGGACGGACAGGCTCCGTATGTCACCTGTGGTGCAAAG AAAGAAGACTCTGACAAAATTGGAGAATTGATGTACTTCCCCCCGAATGGCACTTTCAACCTTATGTACTACCCTTACTATGGCAAGAAAGCTCAG GTGAACTACTCTCAGCCTTTGGTTGCCGTCAAGTTCCTTAACATTACTGCCAATCAAGATGTCAACATCGAGTGCAAGATCAACGCCAACAACATTCCCCAAGGAAGTGAAAGAGACAAGTTTGCCGGAAGAGTGTCTTTCAAGCTGAGGATCAACACTATTAACTAG
- the nyap1 gene encoding neuronal tyrosine-phosphorylated phosphoinositide-3-kinase adapter 1 isoform X2 produces MSSGSAQDVAVEHFLRDIERRSKRLHCAVIGCEEERPRSDMNLLYRKSRLDWRQRDQEGSKKSSNQNDPSATVGKVRDLASFRRHFRMGFMTMPASQDLSPHSCASAMAPRSQSCHAVGAGDTSLENGDYSDTQSQHGGRCPPAKPKRHPSTRLSSSSTDGRGSVDTPPPTSSSHSQSKHSEKKNAMKKSDSGEIGGKKVPPLKPKRSPSTQLSFDPLPPRVPASATSLPFQAADSQIQTGDGEDEPVYIEMVGQVFTRDSQTATPHPVTPVATTPDSDSDQSEAIYEEMKYPLQEDRESQKHLPAKHEKLKTSKHFHVTPSSSSSSSSLPRPSSSSPSYSKPKATVSISHSSPLPSSASSTPIPQVLSTSPHTPRAPTPYLLQGSKSEPESNTKIPAPFPNLLQHRPPLLAFPQPAAASSGVGVQNKSATAKMGTQTSSVTTQASTSSSTSSNVPSSLSGSKESSGGSASQQDKHSREAQLGPAPGLRARSHSTPLPPSSKSTSPFSHHHHHPHHRPSHYHHYRKPERGDSPAPGKSGSQTSNQATVQTQTSSTGKEGKSVSFLLKSDKERDKDRDRDRDRDKDRDRDRDKDRERDRDRDRDRERDRDRGRDKEKDKDRDRDRDRDRDRERDKDRDRDRDRDRDRERDRDWDRDGGPYSLQDHISSTSQSSTSSTPTPLSSSQRPHSRPHLRSHTPHGLPAYKPPSSDSPLLWTYPSGGFRRPPAYESLRGSSQTPSLQQPSSLTGVGEGAFKSNGGSSSLHSKAGFMPWDSSASLAADDGSYWPMQRKLSFSHGSRETEKDEGRAWNGSADALLRMDKDDLCMGSRGGHSGIPVHFSGATSRALGHSESLAGVDSSPGFRALPRVGLPLPCQTFPACRNGEVGRLGRSSSAAGVRQVGGGDVQRQSSLPAREALNQLHGLAQPQVPCSPSSPSVSRQQQQLQLHQQQLQLKQQLQQLQQQHHLQLQFQHLAQLAQGQPPVSGGTTPSATQSQRDGKLLEVIERKRCLCKEIKAHRRPDKSLCKQDSMPILPSWRRTPEPRKTGTPPCQRPQAVVWDTAI; encoded by the exons CTCCAACCAAAACGACCCCTCAGCCACTGTTGGCAAAGTCAGAGACTTGGCTTCTTTTCGCCGGCACTTCCGGATGGGTTTTATGACCATGCCGGCCTCCCAGGACCTGTCCCCTCACTCTTGTGCCTCCGCCATGGCGCCGCGCTCACAGTCCTGCCATGCTGTAGGTGCTGGGGATACGAGTCTGGAGAATGGAGATTACTCTGACACCCAATCCCAACATGGTGGCCGCTGCCCGCCAGCCAAACCCAAACGTCACCCCAGCACTCGCCTGAGCTCCTCATCCACTGATGGCAGAGGATCTGTTGATACGCCGCCCCCTACTTCGTCCTCTCACTCACAGTCCAAACACTCAGAGAAGAAAAATG CCATGAAGAAGTCTGACTCTGGAGAGATTGGAGGAAAGAAGGTGCCTCCTTTGAAGCCCAAGAGAAGTCCCAGTACCCAGCTTTCCTTTGACCCTCTTCCTCCACGTGTGCCTGCTTCTGCCACATCCTTGCCTTTCCAGGCAGCAGACTCTCAGATTCAGACAGGAGATGGGGAGGATGAACCAGTCTATATAGAGATGGTGGGCCAAGTGTTTACCAGAGACAGCCAGACAGCCACCCCCCACCCTGTCACCCCTGTGGCTACCACGCCTGACTCTGACTCAGACCAGAGTGAGGCCATCTATGAGGAGATGAAATACCCGCTGCAAGAGGACAGAGAGTCCCAGAAACACCTCCCAGCAAAACATGAGAAACTGAAAACCTCGAAACACTTCCATGTCACCCCTTCATCCtccagcagctcctcctccctgccacgcccctcctcttcctctccctcctatTCCAAACCCAAAGCTACCGTGTCAATCTCCCATTCATCTCCTCTGCCTTCCTCTGCGTCCTCCACCCCTATCCCCCAGGTCCTCTCCACCAGTCCACACACTCCACGAGCTCCTACTCCCTATCTGCTGCAAGGGAGTAAATCAGAGCCCGAGTCCAACACCAAGATCCCAGCCCCTTTCCCCAATCTCCTACAGCACCGACCCCCACTGCTTGCCTTCcctcagccagcagcagcctccAGCGGGGTCGGGGTGCAAAACAAGTCTGCTACTGCTAAAATGGGAACTCAAACATCCAGCGTGACAACTCAAGCCAGCACCTCCTCCTCAACTTCTTCTAATGTTCCCTCATCGCTGTCAGGCTCAAAGGAATCATCAGGAGGAAGTGCATCCCAGCAggacaaacacagcagagaggccCAGTTAGGCCCTGCACCTGGACTGAGAGCCAGGAGCCACTCCACacctctgcctccctcctccAAATCCACCTCCCCTTtctctcatcaccaccaccaccctcacCATCGCCCCTCGCACTACCATCATTATCGCAagccagagagaggagattCCCCCGCCCCAGGCAAGAGCGGTTCTCAGACTTCAAACCAGGCCACAGTGCAGACCCAAACCTCAAGTACAGGCAAGGAGGGCAAGTCTGTTAGCTTCCTCTTGAAGTCTGATAAAGAGCGGGATAAGGatagggacagggacagagacagagacaaggacagggacagggaccGAGACAAGGATAGGGAAAGGGACcgagatagagatagagatagagaaaGGGATAGGGATAGGGGTAGAGACAAGGAAAAagacaaggacagagacagagacagagatagagacagggacagagaaagagataaGGACAGAGACCGAGatagagacagggacagggacagggaaAGAGACAGGGATTGGGATAGGGATGGAGGGCCCTACTCCTTACAGGATCACATTTCCTCCACGTCTCAAAGCAGCACCAGCTCAACCCCTACGCCATTGTCCTCATCCCAGCGTCCTCATTCTCGCCCCCATCTTCGCTCTCACACTCCTCACGGCCTGCCAGCGTACAAGCCTCCCTCTTCGGACAGTCCCCTGCTGTGGACCTACCCTTCTGGTGGCTTCCGGAGACCGCCAGCTTACGAAAGCCTGAGAGGAAGCTCTCAGACGCCGTCTCTGCAACAGCCATCAAGTCTCACTGGTGTGGGTGAGGGGGCATTCAAGAGTAATGGAGGGTCTTCATCGCTCCATTCGAAAGCTGGCTTCATGCCCTGGGACAGCAGTGCCAGCTTAGCTGCAGATGATGGATCTTACTGGCCTATGCAGAGGAAATTGTCCTTCAGCCATgggagcagagagacagaga AAGACGAAGGGCGTGCGTGGAATGGCAGTGCTGATGCCCTATTAAGGATGGATAAGGACGACCTCTGCATGGGGTCTCGAGGTGGCCACTCAGGCATCCCAGTACACTTCAGTGGTGCCACCAGCAGGGCGCTTGGTCACAGTGAGTCCTTGGCTGGTGTGGATAGCAGCCCAGGTTTCAGAGCCCTGCCCAGAGTTGGTCTGCCTCTTCCCTGCCAGACATTCCCTGCCTGTCGCAATGGAG aAGTGGGGCGGCTGGGccgctcctcctctgctgctggagtGAGACAGGTGGGTGGAGGAGACGTCCAGAGACAGAGCAGCCTACCAGCACGAGAAGCCCTGAATCAG CTGCATGGTCTGGCCCAGCCTCAAGTGCCCTGCAGTCCCAGCAGTCCCAGTGTGTCTCGACAGCAACAGCAGCTTCAGCttcaccagcagcagctgcagttaaagcagcagcttcagcagcttcagcaaCAGCACCATCTGCAGTTGCAGTTCCAGCACCTCGCCCAGCTGGCACAGGGACAGCCTCCTGTCAGCGGGGGCACCACCCCGTCCGCAACGCAGAGCCAGAGAGACGGCAAGCTGCTGGAAGTCATCGAGCGTAAACGCTGCCTGTGCAAAGAGATCAAGGCCCACAGGCGCCCTGACAAAAGCCTGTGCAAGCAGGACAGCATGCCCATCCTCCCTAGCTGGAGACGGACACCTGAGCCTCGTAAGACTGGCACGCCACCCTGCCAGAGGCCGCAGGCCGTCGTGTGGGACACGGCTATCTGA
- the atp1b2b gene encoding sodium/potassium-transporting ATPase subunit beta-2b isoform X1 → MAKDGEKSGWKEFIWNPRTREFLGRTASSWGLILLFYVIFYIFLAGLFALTMYVMLQTLDDHKPTWQDRLATPGMVIRPKPDETYEIVYKIQNTESWDMYAQALDRFLAPYNDSVQAQKNDECVPDRYFLQEDSGDVKNNPKRSCQFNRTILEDCSGLTDRYYGYQDGRPCIIIKLNRVIGMLPGKDGQAPYVTCGAKKYKVGKDQWKEDSDKIGELMYFPPNGTFNLMYYPYYGKKAQVNYSQPLVAVKFLNITANQDVNIECKINANNIPQGSERDKFAGRVSFKLRINTIN, encoded by the exons ATGGCAAAGGATGGAGAAAAAAGCGGGTGGAAGGAATTTATATGGAACCCGAGGACGAGGGAGTTTCTGGGCAGGACGGCGAGCAGCTGGG GTCTTATTCTTCTCTTCTATGTAATTTTCTACATCTTCCTGGCCGGCTTGTTTGCACTCACCATGTATGTCATGCTGCAGACCTTGGACGACCATAAACCCACCTGGCAAGACAGGCTCGCTACACCAG GCATGGTGATTAGACCCAAACCAGATGAGACCTATGAGATTGTCTATAAGATCCAGAACACTGAGAGCTGGGACATGTACGCTCAGGCCCTGGACAGGTTCCTGGCAC CCTACAACGACAGCGTCCAGGCCCAGAAAAATGACGAGTGCGTCCCAGACCGGTACTTCCTGCAGGAGGACAGCGGTGATGTGAAGAACAACCCGAAGCGCTCCTGTCAGTTTAACCGCACCATTCTGGAGGACTGCTCTGGACTTACTGACCGTTACTATGGATACCAGGACGGCAGGCCATGCATCATCATCAAGCTGAAtcgg GTGATTGGGATGCTGCCAGGAAAGGACGGACAGGCTCCGTATGTCACCTGTGGTGCAAAG AAATACAAAGTTGGCAAAGATCAATGG AAAGAAGACTCTGACAAAATTGGAGAATTGATGTACTTCCCCCCGAATGGCACTTTCAACCTTATGTACTACCCTTACTATGGCAAGAAAGCTCAG GTGAACTACTCTCAGCCTTTGGTTGCCGTCAAGTTCCTTAACATTACTGCCAATCAAGATGTCAACATCGAGTGCAAGATCAACGCCAACAACATTCCCCAAGGAAGTGAAAGAGACAAGTTTGCCGGAAGAGTGTCTTTCAAGCTGAGGATCAACACTATTAACTAG
- the nyap1 gene encoding neuronal tyrosine-phosphorylated phosphoinositide-3-kinase adapter 1 isoform X1, with protein sequence MSNVSWRRLPVTYVRFSRVVFYTMSSGSAQDVAVEHFLRDIERRSKRLHCAVIGCEEERPRSDMNLLYRKSRLDWRQRDQEGSKKSSNQNDPSATVGKVRDLASFRRHFRMGFMTMPASQDLSPHSCASAMAPRSQSCHAVGAGDTSLENGDYSDTQSQHGGRCPPAKPKRHPSTRLSSSSTDGRGSVDTPPPTSSSHSQSKHSEKKNAMKKSDSGEIGGKKVPPLKPKRSPSTQLSFDPLPPRVPASATSLPFQAADSQIQTGDGEDEPVYIEMVGQVFTRDSQTATPHPVTPVATTPDSDSDQSEAIYEEMKYPLQEDRESQKHLPAKHEKLKTSKHFHVTPSSSSSSSSLPRPSSSSPSYSKPKATVSISHSSPLPSSASSTPIPQVLSTSPHTPRAPTPYLLQGSKSEPESNTKIPAPFPNLLQHRPPLLAFPQPAAASSGVGVQNKSATAKMGTQTSSVTTQASTSSSTSSNVPSSLSGSKESSGGSASQQDKHSREAQLGPAPGLRARSHSTPLPPSSKSTSPFSHHHHHPHHRPSHYHHYRKPERGDSPAPGKSGSQTSNQATVQTQTSSTGKEGKSVSFLLKSDKERDKDRDRDRDRDKDRDRDRDKDRERDRDRDRDRERDRDRGRDKEKDKDRDRDRDRDRDRERDKDRDRDRDRDRDRERDRDWDRDGGPYSLQDHISSTSQSSTSSTPTPLSSSQRPHSRPHLRSHTPHGLPAYKPPSSDSPLLWTYPSGGFRRPPAYESLRGSSQTPSLQQPSSLTGVGEGAFKSNGGSSSLHSKAGFMPWDSSASLAADDGSYWPMQRKLSFSHGSRETEKDEGRAWNGSADALLRMDKDDLCMGSRGGHSGIPVHFSGATSRALGHSESLAGVDSSPGFRALPRVGLPLPCQTFPACRNGEVGRLGRSSSAAGVRQVGGGDVQRQSSLPAREALNQLHGLAQPQVPCSPSSPSVSRQQQQLQLHQQQLQLKQQLQQLQQQHHLQLQFQHLAQLAQGQPPVSGGTTPSATQSQRDGKLLEVIERKRCLCKEIKAHRRPDKSLCKQDSMPILPSWRRTPEPRKTGTPPCQRPQAVVWDTAI encoded by the exons CTCCAACCAAAACGACCCCTCAGCCACTGTTGGCAAAGTCAGAGACTTGGCTTCTTTTCGCCGGCACTTCCGGATGGGTTTTATGACCATGCCGGCCTCCCAGGACCTGTCCCCTCACTCTTGTGCCTCCGCCATGGCGCCGCGCTCACAGTCCTGCCATGCTGTAGGTGCTGGGGATACGAGTCTGGAGAATGGAGATTACTCTGACACCCAATCCCAACATGGTGGCCGCTGCCCGCCAGCCAAACCCAAACGTCACCCCAGCACTCGCCTGAGCTCCTCATCCACTGATGGCAGAGGATCTGTTGATACGCCGCCCCCTACTTCGTCCTCTCACTCACAGTCCAAACACTCAGAGAAGAAAAATG CCATGAAGAAGTCTGACTCTGGAGAGATTGGAGGAAAGAAGGTGCCTCCTTTGAAGCCCAAGAGAAGTCCCAGTACCCAGCTTTCCTTTGACCCTCTTCCTCCACGTGTGCCTGCTTCTGCCACATCCTTGCCTTTCCAGGCAGCAGACTCTCAGATTCAGACAGGAGATGGGGAGGATGAACCAGTCTATATAGAGATGGTGGGCCAAGTGTTTACCAGAGACAGCCAGACAGCCACCCCCCACCCTGTCACCCCTGTGGCTACCACGCCTGACTCTGACTCAGACCAGAGTGAGGCCATCTATGAGGAGATGAAATACCCGCTGCAAGAGGACAGAGAGTCCCAGAAACACCTCCCAGCAAAACATGAGAAACTGAAAACCTCGAAACACTTCCATGTCACCCCTTCATCCtccagcagctcctcctccctgccacgcccctcctcttcctctccctcctatTCCAAACCCAAAGCTACCGTGTCAATCTCCCATTCATCTCCTCTGCCTTCCTCTGCGTCCTCCACCCCTATCCCCCAGGTCCTCTCCACCAGTCCACACACTCCACGAGCTCCTACTCCCTATCTGCTGCAAGGGAGTAAATCAGAGCCCGAGTCCAACACCAAGATCCCAGCCCCTTTCCCCAATCTCCTACAGCACCGACCCCCACTGCTTGCCTTCcctcagccagcagcagcctccAGCGGGGTCGGGGTGCAAAACAAGTCTGCTACTGCTAAAATGGGAACTCAAACATCCAGCGTGACAACTCAAGCCAGCACCTCCTCCTCAACTTCTTCTAATGTTCCCTCATCGCTGTCAGGCTCAAAGGAATCATCAGGAGGAAGTGCATCCCAGCAggacaaacacagcagagaggccCAGTTAGGCCCTGCACCTGGACTGAGAGCCAGGAGCCACTCCACacctctgcctccctcctccAAATCCACCTCCCCTTtctctcatcaccaccaccaccctcacCATCGCCCCTCGCACTACCATCATTATCGCAagccagagagaggagattCCCCCGCCCCAGGCAAGAGCGGTTCTCAGACTTCAAACCAGGCCACAGTGCAGACCCAAACCTCAAGTACAGGCAAGGAGGGCAAGTCTGTTAGCTTCCTCTTGAAGTCTGATAAAGAGCGGGATAAGGatagggacagggacagagacagagacaaggacagggacagggaccGAGACAAGGATAGGGAAAGGGACcgagatagagatagagatagagaaaGGGATAGGGATAGGGGTAGAGACAAGGAAAAagacaaggacagagacagagacagagatagagacagggacagagaaagagataaGGACAGAGACCGAGatagagacagggacagggacagggaaAGAGACAGGGATTGGGATAGGGATGGAGGGCCCTACTCCTTACAGGATCACATTTCCTCCACGTCTCAAAGCAGCACCAGCTCAACCCCTACGCCATTGTCCTCATCCCAGCGTCCTCATTCTCGCCCCCATCTTCGCTCTCACACTCCTCACGGCCTGCCAGCGTACAAGCCTCCCTCTTCGGACAGTCCCCTGCTGTGGACCTACCCTTCTGGTGGCTTCCGGAGACCGCCAGCTTACGAAAGCCTGAGAGGAAGCTCTCAGACGCCGTCTCTGCAACAGCCATCAAGTCTCACTGGTGTGGGTGAGGGGGCATTCAAGAGTAATGGAGGGTCTTCATCGCTCCATTCGAAAGCTGGCTTCATGCCCTGGGACAGCAGTGCCAGCTTAGCTGCAGATGATGGATCTTACTGGCCTATGCAGAGGAAATTGTCCTTCAGCCATgggagcagagagacagaga AAGACGAAGGGCGTGCGTGGAATGGCAGTGCTGATGCCCTATTAAGGATGGATAAGGACGACCTCTGCATGGGGTCTCGAGGTGGCCACTCAGGCATCCCAGTACACTTCAGTGGTGCCACCAGCAGGGCGCTTGGTCACAGTGAGTCCTTGGCTGGTGTGGATAGCAGCCCAGGTTTCAGAGCCCTGCCCAGAGTTGGTCTGCCTCTTCCCTGCCAGACATTCCCTGCCTGTCGCAATGGAG aAGTGGGGCGGCTGGGccgctcctcctctgctgctggagtGAGACAGGTGGGTGGAGGAGACGTCCAGAGACAGAGCAGCCTACCAGCACGAGAAGCCCTGAATCAG CTGCATGGTCTGGCCCAGCCTCAAGTGCCCTGCAGTCCCAGCAGTCCCAGTGTGTCTCGACAGCAACAGCAGCTTCAGCttcaccagcagcagctgcagttaaagcagcagcttcagcagcttcagcaaCAGCACCATCTGCAGTTGCAGTTCCAGCACCTCGCCCAGCTGGCACAGGGACAGCCTCCTGTCAGCGGGGGCACCACCCCGTCCGCAACGCAGAGCCAGAGAGACGGCAAGCTGCTGGAAGTCATCGAGCGTAAACGCTGCCTGTGCAAAGAGATCAAGGCCCACAGGCGCCCTGACAAAAGCCTGTGCAAGCAGGACAGCATGCCCATCCTCCCTAGCTGGAGACGGACACCTGAGCCTCGTAAGACTGGCACGCCACCCTGCCAGAGGCCGCAGGCCGTCGTGTGGGACACGGCTATCTGA